From the Armatimonas rosea genome, the window AGGGCGACGTGCGCTTTACCGAGATTGTGGCGCTGATTCTCAGCGAGCTCAAGCGCTGCCAGGATGCACGCCAGGATTACTTTATAGGCGGTATGCCCGAGGCAGATCGGGTCTTTGGTGAGCTACGTGAGGGGATCGTCCGTGCCCGGAACTTCGATCTGAATGACTGCTGGGTACCCTGGTACAACCTCCATAAGCTCTTTGCTGGACTGCTTGATGCAGCCAAGCTACTGGAGAGCCCGCTAGCCTTCGACCTTGTCTACAAACTGGGACACTGGACGGCGGAGGTGACGGCGAACCTCGACGACGCAAGCTGGCAGGCGATGCTGAGCTGTGAGTTTGGGGGGATGAGCGAGTCGTTTGCCGAGCTGTATGCACGCACGGACGAAGAGCCGTTTTTGGAGCTGGCGGAGAAATTCTACCACCGCGTTGTTCTAGACCCCCTCGCAGCGGGCATCGACTGCCTGCCAGGACTCCATGGCAACACGCAGATCCCCAAGATCATCGGCTGTGCGCGGCTCTACGAGGTGACCGGCGACGAAAAATACAAAAAAATTGCGGAGAACTTCTGGCGCTTTGTGGTCGAGAGCCATAGCTACGTGATCGGTGGGCACGGGAGCAACGAGCACTTTGGCCCCGCGGGCGAGCTGGCGCAGCGCCTGACACACTCGACCTGCGAGACCTGCAATAGCTACAACATGCACAAGCTCACCGAGCACCTCTTCTGCTGGGAGCCCAAGGCCGAGTACGCCGACTTTGCCGAGCGCGTCCGCATCAACCATATCCTCGCCAGCCAGAACCCCGAGACGGGCATGGTCTGCTACTTTGTCTCGCTGCTCTCGGGGCACTTCAAGCACTACTCCACCCCCGAGGACTCGTTCTGGTGCTGTGTTGGGACGGGCTGGGAGAACCACACGCGCTACGGCGACGGGGTTTTCTTTGAGGACGCGGCAAACACGACACTCTATGTCACTCAGTTCCTGTCCTGCTCCTGTGTCGCCCCGGAGCAGATGGTTGGGCTGACTCTCGCGACCGCGTTTCCCCAGGGGAGCGCCGTCACGCTTCAGATTGCTACCCACGAGCTCTCTGTTCCCTTTACGCTGAAGCTTCGTCAGCCCGGCTGGCTCTCCACGCCGCTGGCACTCTCGCTCAATGGGAGCCCGGTTTCGGCGGAGCAGACGCCTGATGGCTTCTTGACACTCACCCGGACTTGGCGAGAAGACGATCGGATTACGT encodes:
- a CDS encoding beta-L-arabinofuranosidase domain-containing protein, translating into MLTALDPRHVRLAPSPFAAARDRNADWLLALDPKRLLHGFYKNAGLPTEGDIYGGWEQQSLAGHSLGHYLSACVRLAAEGDVRFTEIVALILSELKRCQDARQDYFIGGMPEADRVFGELREGIVRARNFDLNDCWVPWYNLHKLFAGLLDAAKLLESPLAFDLVYKLGHWTAEVTANLDDASWQAMLSCEFGGMSESFAELYARTDEEPFLELAEKFYHRVVLDPLAAGIDCLPGLHGNTQIPKIIGCARLYEVTGDEKYKKIAENFWRFVVESHSYVIGGHGSNEHFGPAGELAQRLTHSTCETCNSYNMHKLTEHLFCWEPKAEYADFAERVRINHILASQNPETGMVCYFVSLLSGHFKHYSTPEDSFWCCVGTGWENHTRYGDGVFFEDAANTTLYVTQFLSCSCVAPEQMVGLTLATAFPQGSAVTLQIATHELSVPFTLKLRQPGWLSTPLALSLNGSPVSAEQTPDGFLTLTRTWREDDRITFEIPLPARHEALLGAPDKLALLHGPVVLAADLGAAPPPGDADGGEPFNAQIPPAPVLLDPETCKFEREVALVPFYQLHGRRQAVYFDRFSESAWAEQEATYRATEAGEHAQRTKLLDTFWPNQMQPERDHNFTGEGYLGGERSAWKFRQAGRGGWFVFTLRTLPDSPMELVCTWGPPQESDVAFTVEVEGVPVARPQLTVERHRHLHETYPLPEALTQGKESITVRVLGESAPLFLAKLQKHLQ